The Acidobacteriaceae bacterium genome includes a region encoding these proteins:
- a CDS encoding carboxymuconolactone decarboxylase family protein codes for MSNAKNYYQNVAAAMKPVRTEMPDIVKGFRELHQAALKPGALSLREKELIAMSIGLALRCESCIYSHVKACLAAGATREQILEAAGVAVLMQGGPSYTYLPRVIEALDALAVQEEAA; via the coding sequence GTGTCGAACGCGAAGAATTACTACCAGAACGTAGCAGCCGCCATGAAGCCCGTCCGCACCGAGATGCCGGATATAGTCAAGGGCTTCCGCGAGCTGCACCAGGCGGCACTGAAGCCGGGTGCGCTCTCGTTGCGGGAGAAGGAGCTGATCGCGATGTCCATTGGTCTCGCGCTCCGTTGCGAAAGCTGCATCTACTCGCATGTGAAGGCCTGCCTCGCTGCCGGCGCCACGCGCGAGCAGATTCTGGAGGCCGCAGGAGTCGCCGTGCTGATGCAGGGCGGACCGTCTTACACCTATCTGCCGCGCGTGATTGAGGCGCTCGACGCTCTCGCCGTGCAGGAAGAGGCGGCCTGA